The sequence TCTTCGATGCAGAGCACCCATCTATCGCCCTCCACTCTTCTCTACGAAGGAAAAGCCAAGCAGCTTTTTTTGACAGATGACCCCCAAGTTCTGTGGGTTCGTTACAAAGATGATGCAACAGCTTTTAACGGACAGAAATTTGACAGGCTCCTTGGTAAGGGTGTTTTAAACAATTTGATTAGTGCCCAAATTTTCGAAGACCTCACCAACTTTGGTGTTCCCAGCCATTTCATCGATAGGGTTTCTGATATTGAACAACTGGTTCGTCGTGTAGAAATCATCCCTTT is a genomic window of SAR324 cluster bacterium containing:
- a CDS encoding phosphoribosylaminoimidazolesuccinocarboxamide synthase, coding for MQSTHLSPSTLLYEGKAKQLFLTDDPQVLWVRYKDDATAFNGQKFDRLLGKGVLNNLISAQIFEDLTNFGVPSHFIDRVSDIEQLVRRVEIIPLEVVVRNVVAGSLAKRIGWEEGRSLKQPIVEFYYKNDDLGDPLLTENHIDLLELATTQEIMELRERALQINDFLTKRFSKI